The proteins below come from a single Necator americanus strain Aroian chromosome V, whole genome shotgun sequence genomic window:
- a CDS encoding hypothetical protein (NECATOR_CHRV.G20418.T1): MLIASCFESCHGGYGYGARNDDGLRILEYAVASDLIIANTQYRKRKSHLITYTSGGRETQIDFWMLRRRDRRLLQDSKVIPTDHVAAQHHLLVMDLKISRPRKKHPRTEIQRIKWWNLKDRKEVFFASVAPFTLPHPTRSVAEMWLSTSSVIRLTAENTLGKTTLGKPKAQTATWFWNEEVQAAIREKKSKYKLWWRTRQPEDRGAYLAAKRKAKEAKSDRYKAVYDMLDTREGERAVYRLVRARHRSTLDMEHTKIVKGADGAVLRRSGQILERWREYYNHLCNEEFCHPPIQPFPASRVLFYQLLPSKSVLPSQK, translated from the coding sequence ATGTTGATAGCATCGTgtttcgagagttgtcatggtggatacggctatggagctcgtaacgacgacgggttgcgaatcctggagtatgctgttgcaagtgacttgatcattgctaacacgcagtatcggaaaagaaaatcgcatttgatcacgtacaccagcggcggtcgtgaaacacaaatagatttctggatgttacgccgacgagatcgtcgacttctgcaggattcaaaagtcatccctacagaccatgtcgctgcccaacaccatctgctcgttatggacttgaaaatctcccgtccaaggaagaaacatccaaggactgaaatacagcgcatcaaatggtggaatctgaaggatcgaaaggaggtatttttcgcgtccgtggctccatttacacttccccaccctactcgtagtgtggcggaaatgtggttgtctacttccagcgttatacgcttgaccgcggagaacactctgggaaagacgactctaggtaagccaaaggCACAAacggctacgtggttttggaacgaggaagttcaggcggcaattcgtgagaagaagtccaagtataagctctggtggaggacgcgtcagcctgaagatcggggtgcttacctagcggcgaagaggaaGGCTAAggaggcgaagtcggaccgctacaaggctgtgtacgacatgcttgataccagagaaggcgagcgggcagtgtatcgtttagtcagagcacgtcatcgctcaacgttggatatggagcacaccaagatcgttaagggagctgatggagccgttctgcgccgctctggtcagatcctggagaggtggcgagagtactacaatcacttgtgtaacgaagagttctgtcatcctcccatacaaccgttcccagcgtcgagggtcctgttctaccaattactgccgtcgaaatcagtgctgccctcgcaaaaatga